Proteins encoded by one window of Xiphophorus couchianus chromosome 13, X_couchianus-1.0, whole genome shotgun sequence:
- the ndrg1a gene encoding protein NDRG1a isoform X1 — MDDIKVEAKPLLVDRELPGLREAVLQLVVKEHDVETPHGRLHCTMKGSPKGDRPVILTFHDIGLNHKACWDPLFNHEDMAEIMQHFAVCHVDALGQHEGANTFSTGYEYPSMDQLAETLPLVLKHFGLKSVIGMGIGAGAYVLTRFALDYPNMAEGLMLININPCAEGWMDWAAHKISGWTHAQPDMIITHLFGKEEINHDHIATFRHHILNNMNQFNLHLFVKAYESRRDLDIERPVPGCNARTLKCPSLLVVGDNSPAVDAVVECNTKLDPTKTTLLKMADCGGMPQVDQPGKLTEAFKYFIQGMGHMPSASMTRLARSRTASGSSITSDGNRSRSHTHDGNRSRSHTNEGSRSRSHTTEHGHTDGTANNNVDQSGPKSAEVSC, encoded by the exons ATGGATGACATCAAAGTTGAGGCCAAACCCCTGTTGGTCGACAGAGAACTACCG GGCCTGAGAGAGGCTGTACTGCAACTTGTTGTCAAG GAACACGATGTTGAGACTCCTCACGGAAGACTCCACTGCACGATGAAGGGCTCTCCCAAAGGGGACAGACCAGTCATTCTTACCTTCCATGACATTGGCCTGAACC acAAAGCTTGCTGGGACCCGCTCTTCAACCATGAGGACATGGCGGAAATCATGCAGCATTTTGCTGTGTGTCATGTCGACGCCTTGGGGCAGCATGAAGGAGCCAACACCTTTTCCACTGG gtacGAGTATCCCTCTATGGACCAGCTTGCTGAGACTCTCCCATTGGTGCTGAAGCACTTTGG CCTGAAGAGCGTCATTGGAATGGGCATCGGAGCCGGCGCATACGTGCTGACCCGATTCGCC CTGGACTATCCAAATATGGCGGAAGGTCTCATGCTCATCAACATCAACCCGTGTGCTGAGGGATGGATGGACTGGGCTGCCCACAAG ATCAGTGGCTGGACCCATGCTCAGCCTGATATGATTATTACCCACCTCTTTGGAAAG GAGGAGATCAACCATGACCATATCGCTACATTCCGCCATCATATCTTGAACAACATGAACCAGTTCAACCTGCATCTCTTTGTCAAGGCCTACGAGAG CCGGAGGGATCTGGATATTGAGAGGCCGGTCCCTGGATGTAATGCCAGAACTCTCAA GTGCCCTTCTCTGCTGGTGGTCGGCGACAATTCTCCTGCTGTGGATGCTGTG GTGGAGTGCAACACCAAGTTGGACCCCACAAAAACAACCCTCCTTAAG atggCTGATTGCGGAGGCATGCCCCAGGTCGACCAG CCTGGAAAGCTGACGGAAGCTTTCAAGTACTTCATCCAGGGAATGGGGCACA TGCCCTCTGCCAGCATGACCCGCCTGGCTCGCTCCCGTACCGCCTCTGGCTCCAGCATCACTTCAGATGGCAACCGCTCGCGCTCCCACACCCACGATGGCAATCGCTCGCGCTCGCACACCAACGAGGGGAGCCGCAGCCGCAGCCACACGACCGAGCACGGCCACACGGACGGCACAGCCAACAACAACGTGGACCAGTCAGGGCCCAAGTCCGCTGAAGTCTCCTGCTAA
- the ndrg1a gene encoding protein NDRG1a isoform X2 produces the protein MVLEDSDVEMIVAEIEVSEHDVETPHGRLHCTMKGSPKGDRPVILTFHDIGLNHKACWDPLFNHEDMAEIMQHFAVCHVDALGQHEGANTFSTGYEYPSMDQLAETLPLVLKHFGLKSVIGMGIGAGAYVLTRFALDYPNMAEGLMLININPCAEGWMDWAAHKISGWTHAQPDMIITHLFGKEEINHDHIATFRHHILNNMNQFNLHLFVKAYESRRDLDIERPVPGCNARTLKCPSLLVVGDNSPAVDAVVECNTKLDPTKTTLLKMADCGGMPQVDQPGKLTEAFKYFIQGMGHMPSASMTRLARSRTASGSSITSDGNRSRSHTHDGNRSRSHTNEGSRSRSHTTEHGHTDGTANNNVDQSGPKSAEVSC, from the exons ATGGTTCTGGAGGATTCTGATGTGGAAATGATCGTTGCTGAAATTGAAGTCAGC GAACACGATGTTGAGACTCCTCACGGAAGACTCCACTGCACGATGAAGGGCTCTCCCAAAGGGGACAGACCAGTCATTCTTACCTTCCATGACATTGGCCTGAACC acAAAGCTTGCTGGGACCCGCTCTTCAACCATGAGGACATGGCGGAAATCATGCAGCATTTTGCTGTGTGTCATGTCGACGCCTTGGGGCAGCATGAAGGAGCCAACACCTTTTCCACTGG gtacGAGTATCCCTCTATGGACCAGCTTGCTGAGACTCTCCCATTGGTGCTGAAGCACTTTGG CCTGAAGAGCGTCATTGGAATGGGCATCGGAGCCGGCGCATACGTGCTGACCCGATTCGCC CTGGACTATCCAAATATGGCGGAAGGTCTCATGCTCATCAACATCAACCCGTGTGCTGAGGGATGGATGGACTGGGCTGCCCACAAG ATCAGTGGCTGGACCCATGCTCAGCCTGATATGATTATTACCCACCTCTTTGGAAAG GAGGAGATCAACCATGACCATATCGCTACATTCCGCCATCATATCTTGAACAACATGAACCAGTTCAACCTGCATCTCTTTGTCAAGGCCTACGAGAG CCGGAGGGATCTGGATATTGAGAGGCCGGTCCCTGGATGTAATGCCAGAACTCTCAA GTGCCCTTCTCTGCTGGTGGTCGGCGACAATTCTCCTGCTGTGGATGCTGTG GTGGAGTGCAACACCAAGTTGGACCCCACAAAAACAACCCTCCTTAAG atggCTGATTGCGGAGGCATGCCCCAGGTCGACCAG CCTGGAAAGCTGACGGAAGCTTTCAAGTACTTCATCCAGGGAATGGGGCACA TGCCCTCTGCCAGCATGACCCGCCTGGCTCGCTCCCGTACCGCCTCTGGCTCCAGCATCACTTCAGATGGCAACCGCTCGCGCTCCCACACCCACGATGGCAATCGCTCGCGCTCGCACACCAACGAGGGGAGCCGCAGCCGCAGCCACACGACCGAGCACGGCCACACGGACGGCACAGCCAACAACAACGTGGACCAGTCAGGGCCCAAGTCCGCTGAAGTCTCCTGCTAA
- the ccn4a gene encoding cellular communication network factor 4a — translation MSWLLLWILTAAGIQQASSLNSTAMPPALPSPTPDPYNVTRYCKWPCECPKVAPKCPPGISLLMDGCDCCKACARQVGEECNEADTCDFHKGLYCDYSSDKPRYEKGVCAYMTGTGCEYDGVLYRNGQSFKPSCKYQCLCVNGAIGCVSLCSESQPPRVWCQNPRRVKVRGQCCEQWICDEPKKGRKTAPRHAVEVFPTESWHKNCITQTTSWSPCSKTCGRGLSLRISNANDQCELVQESRLCNLRPCEVDITKHIKPGKKCLNIYREGQPSNLTISGCTSKKWYRPKYCGVCTDERCCIPYKSKTVDVEFECPNGTGFTWKMMWIQACFCNLSCRNPNDIFAELESYYGYPEVVN, via the exons ATGAGTTGGCTCCTGTTGTGGATTCTGACAGCAGCTGGGATTCAACAG GCCTCCTCCTTGAATTCCACTGCCATGCCTCCTGCCCTCCCTTCTCCAACTCCAGACCCGTACAATGTGACACGGTACTGCAAGTGGCCCTGCGAGTGTCCCAAGGTGGCTCCCAAGTGCCCTCCTGGCATCAGCCTCCTCATGGATGGCTGCGACTGCTGCAAGGCCTGCGCCAGGCAGGTCGGGGAGGAGTGCAACGAGGCCGACACCTGCGACTTCCACAAGGGGCTGTACTGTGACTACAGCTCGGACAAGCCTAGGTACGAAAAAGGAGTGTGTGCAT ATATGACGGGAACGGGCTGTGAATATGACGGCGTGCTCTACCGTAACGGTCAGAGCTTCAAGCCCAGCTGTAAATACCAGTGTTTGTGCGTGAACGGCGCCATCGGTTGTGTGTCCCTGTGCTCAGAGTCCCAGCCTCCCAGGGTTTGGTGCCAAAATCCACGGAGAGTCAAAGTCCGGGGGCAATGCTGTGAGCAATGGATCTGTGATGAACCAAAGAAAGGACGCAAGACAGCGCCGAGGCACGCAGTGGAGG TTTTTCCAACTGAGAGCTGGCACAAGAACTGCATCACCCAGACCACCTCATGGAGCCCCTGCTCCAAGACCTGCGGCCGCGGCCTGTCGTTGAGGATCTCCAACGCCAACGATCAATGTGAGCTCGTCCAAGAGTCCCGTCTCTGCAATCTGAGGCCGTGCGAAGTAGACATCACCAAGCATATCAAG CCAGGAAAGAAGTGTCTGAATATCTACAGGGAAGGTCAGCCCTCGAACCTCACCATTTCTGGCTGCACCAGCAAGAAGTGGTACCGACCAAAGTATTGCGGCGTTTGCACCGACGAGCGCTGCTGCATCCCGTACAAGTCAAAGACCGTCGACGTGGAGTTTGAGTGTCCAAACGGGACCGGATTCACTTGGAAGATGATGTGGATCCAGGCGTGCTTCTGCAACCTTAGCTGCAGGAATCCCAATGACATCTTTGCAGAACTGGAGAGCTACTATGGTTACCCAGAAGTTGTGAACTAA